From the genome of Longimicrobiaceae bacterium:
ACCTGACCTTCAATGCACTCGGCTGCACCGATGATCACGATTCTCCTCCTCTCCGCCATAAGCACGTCCTGGCCTGCTGCGCACGCATCCGCCGCCCGCGATACGCAGCTCGCCGACACGGTTCCCGGTCTCCGCGAAACGGGATCGCTCGCACTCGGGGCCGCCGCGGTGCGCTACCTCCACGAGAAGGGCGTGGAGCATCCGGACGGGCGGCTTCAGTTCTGGACAGATTCCGCGGGCGGCCCTGTCCACGTGCAGCTCGCCGGCGGCACGCTCTCGGACGAGGCGGCCGCGGGTCTCGTCCCGCTGGTGCGGCAGCACGTGGCGGCTTGGCCGGAGAGGGGCCCCATCCGCGTCGCCATACGCCTGGACGTGGCCGACGCCTACCTCACCGACCCGCGCACGCCCGCCCCACACGAGGTGGAGCAGCTCCCGGCGATGACGAACCCCCGTCACGTGAGGAACATCATGCTCCTCATGCTGGACGCCCATTCGCCCGTGGAGGGCTCCCCTCGGCGGCGTTCATCGCCCGCGGAGCTGCTCATGCGCGTGGGCCCGGACGGCATCCCCACGATCGTGGAGGTCAAGCGCCTCACCGGCGATCCGGAGCTGGACGAGTACCTTCTCCCTCTGGCGTACGAGGCGCGGTTCGAGCCCGCGCGGGTGAACGGCCAGCCCGTCACCGTGTGGGTGACCGTCCCCCTGAACCTGAACTTCGACAGGTGAAGCACGGCCGCGCTCCAGCTTAGCGCGGGGAAACGGCAGATGAGGGCGTGCGACGCGGGATGCGACGTACGCCCTAGTCGCATCTACCGGTGTCGGTGCCTCGGATTGGACGAGCGGCCGTGGACGAGCGCCGACGGGCGATTTCGCCACGCAGCGCGCCTCGGTAGATTGGCGGGGAGTAGGGCGCCGGCCCCCGCGCGCCCGCGATCCACACGCCGACCTCGATCATGCCCCAGCTTCCCAGCCGCGAAGACGCCCTGGCGCTCGTGCACGAGCACGTGCAGAGCGAGTCCCTGCGCCGCCACATGTACTCGGTGGAGGCCGCCTGCCGCGCCTATGCCCGCAAGTTCGGCGAGGACGAGGAGCTGTTCGGCTTAGCCGGCCTGGTTCACGACTTCGACTACGAGCGGTTCCCGGACGAGCACCCTCTGCCCGGCGTGGCGATCCTGCGCGAGCGCGGCTACCCGGACGAGGTGGTGCACGCTGTGCAGGCGCACTACGCCGCGCGCACGGGCGTGCAGCCCGAATCTGTGCTGGACCGCACCCTCTGCGCCTGTGACGAGGTCACGGGCCTGGTAACCGCGGCCGCGCTCGTCCGCCCCTCGCGCTCGGTCATGGACCTGGAAGCCAAGTCCGTGCTGAAGAAGTTCAAGGACCGCGCGTTCGCCGCCGGCGTGGACCGCGAGGAGGTGCAGCACGCCACCGAGCGCCTGGGCGTGGACCTCAAGGACCACGTCCAGTTCGTGATCGAAGCCATGCGCGGCGTCGCCCCGGCGCTCGGCCTCGAAGGCACGCCGGCCTGACACGGCGGTTGCGTGCGGCTCGCTGTCACAGCTCCGAACCGCGCGTGACCGTCGGGAGCAGCCCACGAAGGTGGGCTTCGTGCCGTCGTAGCCCGCGGGTTTACCCGCCAGGGCGATGCCGCCGGGCTGGACCCGCCGGCTCGCTGCCGAGCGCCGACATCGGACGCCGTGCATCTCCCGAAACAAGAAGCCTCCCCGGACGCGAACGTCGGGGGAGGCTTCTCCGCACCTTGAGCAGCCTGCGGCTACTTCGGCAGGCGGTAGCCGAGGACGTCGGCCTTGGGGTACGTGCTGACCTTCACCTGATTGCTCTGGTTGCCGCCCAGCACGCTGATGCGGTCGCCCTGCGTCTCCAGGTAGAACGCCACGTGGCCGGACGTGGGGCTGGTGCCGCGCTTGAACACCACCACGCAGCCGTGTACGGGCGGGCTCACCTCCTGGCCCCAGCCCAGCCACGAGCGCGCGTTGGCCTCGCCGCTGCCCTTCACGCCCGCCTGCTTCATGCACCAGTTCACGAACGACGAGCACCACGCCGTCTCGTCGTCGGTGGCGCGTAGCGAGGTGCACGCCGCGTACTCCACGATGCGGGGGTTGTTCTTGGCGCCCTCGTACTCCTTCACCCCGATCTCGCCGTGCGCGGCCGAGAGCCAGGCGAACTCCTTCCCGCCGGACGGCGCGGCCGCGGGCTGCCCCTGCGGTTGGGCGGCGGCGGCCTCGCTGGCGAACTTCGCCGAGATCCAGCCCGTCACGGCGGCCGCGCGAACCTGGAACCACGCGCCGTCAGGAGACGTGTCCACCTTCTCCACCTTCGAGCCCTGCGGAAGCTGCACCAGCACCTTCGCGTCGGTGCTCGCCGTCTCGCGCACGTTGAGCGTGGACGCGGTGGTCGTGAGCGTCACCGCGGGCGCCTCCACCGCGTACTGCGCGGAGATCCAGCCCGTGACCGGCAGGTCCACGGTGCCCGCGCGGATCTGGAACCACTGCCCGTCGGGCGAAGCCTCCAGCTTCTGCACCCGGAAGTTGCGGGGCAGCTGAATGAGCACCTTGGCATCTTTGCTGGGGGTCTCACGGACGTTGAGCGTGCTGGCGTTGACGGCGAGCGTAGACATGCGGTGCTCCTGAGGCGGGGAGGATGATGCGGGGCCGCGATCTGGCGGCGGTTCCGCGTGGATGAGCGTGAGATGCAGCAACGGGCGGGAGATGGCACTCTCCGCGGGGCAATCACCGTACCGCCTGAGGCTCACTGCGCTGTTTCTACATAAGTCTTTGATACTACGTAGGTTAGTTCGGCAGATGGCGTCCGGCGAAGCGGTCCGGCAGCGCCGGTTCCGAGACATCGGTTTCCCATCTGGGACAGCGGTGCCCCACCACGTTTGGCGGATGCGGTTCAGGCGTTGACGCCGTTGATCTTCCCCCACTCGGCCTTCAACCGCTCCAGCAGGAGCGCGACGGGCGAGCCGGGGATCGCGGCGTACTCCGCGCGGTCTTCCAGGATGAACTTGATGAGCACGAAGCAGATGGTCGCCGCGCCCACGCGCTCCAGCCGCGCGAGCTGCGACGGATCGTCGAACCAGAGCGTGGTCGCCATCCCCTCGGCCTTCTGCGCTTCGGCCACCAGCTTCGGGTTGGGCCGCAGCCAGGGATACTTCGCGAACAGCTTGGGGCGGCTCTCCTCCAAGCCGTAGATGAGGCACGCCATCCGCCGGTGATCGAACCGCTTGTCCTGGAATACGTT
Proteins encoded in this window:
- a CDS encoding energy transducer TonB, translating into MITILLLSAISTSWPAAHASAARDTQLADTVPGLRETGSLALGAAAVRYLHEKGVEHPDGRLQFWTDSAGGPVHVQLAGGTLSDEAAAGLVPLVRQHVAAWPERGPIRVAIRLDVADAYLTDPRTPAPHEVEQLPAMTNPRHVRNIMLLMLDAHSPVEGSPRRRSSPAELLMRVGPDGIPTIVEVKRLTGDPELDEYLLPLAYEARFEPARVNGQPVTVWVTVPLNLNFDR
- a CDS encoding HD domain-containing protein, whose amino-acid sequence is MPQLPSREDALALVHEHVQSESLRRHMYSVEAACRAYARKFGEDEELFGLAGLVHDFDYERFPDEHPLPGVAILRERGYPDEVVHAVQAHYAARTGVQPESVLDRTLCACDEVTGLVTAAALVRPSRSVMDLEAKSVLKKFKDRAFAAGVDREEVQHATERLGVDLKDHVQFVIEAMRGVAPALGLEGTPA
- a CDS encoding TIGR02594 family protein, which encodes MSTLAVNASTLNVRETPSKDAKVLIQLPRNFRVQKLEASPDGQWFQIRAGTVDLPVTGWISAQYAVEAPAVTLTTTASTLNVRETASTDAKVLVQLPQGSKVEKVDTSPDGAWFQVRAAAVTGWISAKFASEAAAAQPQGQPAAAPSGGKEFAWLSAAHGEIGVKEYEGAKNNPRIVEYAACTSLRATDDETAWCSSFVNWCMKQAGVKGSGEANARSWLGWGQEVSPPVHGCVVVFKRGTSPTSGHVAFYLETQGDRISVLGGNQSNQVKVSTYPKADVLGYRLPK